Part of the Spinacia oleracea cultivar Varoflay chromosome 5, BTI_SOV_V1, whole genome shotgun sequence genome, catctaaggctaccgaaagtcgacgataatggtcccgaacttcctcgggttcgtgtagtggcctaaatcaccatgaaactggtctaaaaagaccaatttctcactaatcaaacctgaaactcaaggcacactcaataacacatattagtactaaaaacggctcctaagagctcatttgatgcataaaagtactaagggacgggggtaaaactctatataaaacacacatatcaagaCCTTTTTTGAAATTGCAAAAGTGCTAGATTAGACCATTATCCTCAATCAAGCCATTGACTAGCAGAACATAATGAAGCAGAACAAGCAGTAAGAATACCCGTTGCAATTATCTTGCTCCTCCTATCCAACAATCCATATTGAATTTCCCCCTCAGATCAAAACGATATTGTTTTTAGATGGTAATGTCATGAGTGTTTTAAATGCAACAATAGCTCAAGTCATCAATTTAAGCCAAGCTAAGCTAAGCTTATTGATGTGATCACCTTGCCACGTTGTACTTGATATTTGACATGAGATTTCTTCAAAACTACCGTTCTGCTAGTCATGGTTGATATACAGAAGTTTGGGATGAGATTTGGCCTGATAGAGAATCAAAATTTCCGTTTCTCCAACTCAACATACTCATTAGGTAGTAAAACactacttttaatttttttttcaggtAGTAAAAGGGTGTTACTTAATGCAGAAATTATTTTCTAAATGCAGAGATTAAAATTACCAAAGTgccctaattaattaataaataaataagcatTTAAAAAATATCCCAGCAAATCACAAGCGATTTTACCAGACATGAAACTCAACTATTACGTTAATTCTACAATTATCAATGCTATGAAATATATGGCAGTGTCCTTGTATCATAGAAATACATGATAAAACTTATCTTATAGTGATCTGAGTATGATCAATGATATTTGATAAAAACTCAATAGTTGTATGCGTCTAATAATTCTAAAATCTAAGAGTATGGAGGAAGGAGGACATGAAAATCCTGACAATACCACAACAAATTCAGATGTAACTATTAAGgaattttatggttgtttttattCTATGATTTGATATCCAGAAAATACAACAACAAATCCGGTCAGTTTATGTTTAACATCAATCCGTTAAATATTatctaagtttatgtttaagaaGTGTTTTCTGACTAAACAGGGAGTgggtgcttttttttttttgataaaattgtatttcgtTTATTAATAGGGGAGTAAATCAAAGATTATAGTGTTTGGGATCCCATTTACAATATTGTAGGGCGGCAAATTGAGAATTAGAGCTAACGTGAGTCAACAAACAATGTTTATCATATTGGGATGATGTGAGTCATGCAATCATCCCACCCCTGTTAATCATAGCAAACAATGTCTATTATTAAACCATGATTACGGGAAGTATCATTTGCAAGATAGACATAAGGTGTACATGAATTATCATATTTGTCTACGTACTTCACCTTCAAACGATAGCCCAGTTCACTATTATGTGAGTAATAAGATTTACTGTGAGCTTTTACATTATATGAACTTTCGTTCCGATACTACGTATAAGATATGTTAGTCATAATTAACAGGGGTAGGCCGGTTGAGCATAAACTATCATAGTATATGAACTTTGATTTTGTTAGTCTATACTGATCATGCTCAAATTTAGTCTTTGTGGTGATGGAATTTTTCTATACGCTAGCCCAATCCTTTCCCTAATCATAAACTATTACAGTATATGAATTTGTATTACAATTAACTTATGAGtatttgtattatttaattattttacagGATGTCTTTATCCAATCAAATTCGAACTAGTTGAAGGATTTGGCTACTTGTTCGAGACAAACATGACATTTAAAAGTCGAATCGAGTTAATAACATTTGTTAGAAACATCGGAAAAATGCACAAAATGGTCATAGTTATCATCTCTTCCAAAGGAGGTGCAGAAAACGGATCCGGAGAAGCATATGTATTGTTGGGATGTGAAAGATCTTTATCTTATCGTAGAAATATTTCTAGTGCATAAGTAAATACCAGGCGTAGCACTGGATCGAAAAGATGTGAGTGTCCATTTCGTCTTAATGGAAAGGAAATGGTTGGAGGAACTTGGAGATTGCTTATAAATGATGGAAATCACAATCATGATTTTCCTGCATATAATGTGGGTCGTTCAATAATTAGTAGGTTGACTATGGATGAGAAGAATAAAACAAAGGAGATGACTCGAGCTCATGTGACTCCTTCACAGATATTGGTGTCAATAAAGAATGAAAACAAGGAGAACTTAACTAGAGTGAAACAAATATACAACTTTCGGCACAAAATAAGGAACGAAGAAATGAATGGTCGATCAGTTATGCAACAAACTCTAAAATATTTGAATGATGAATCTTATTTCTATTGGTATCGAGCTACACCAGGTACAAATGTGTTAACTGATTTATTTTTTGCTAATAAAAAAGTTGGTGCATATGTTGCGCTTATTTAATCATGTGTTGATGATGGATTtcacttataaaataaatagataTAAAATTCCCCTGCTAGAAATAGTTGGATGTGTTCCGACTGGGAAAAATTTTGTTGTTGGATTTGCATTTCTTCAAGATGAGAAAAGGGAGAGTTTTAAATGGGCACTTCAGTGTGTGAGAGCTCTCTTTGATCCTGATCATATGCCAGAAGTTATTGTTACTGATAAGGAGTATGCTTTAATACACGCGATTGATGATGTATTTCCCAAGAGTCATCATATGTTGTGTATACGTCATATTGCTAAAAATGTGGAAGCTAGGGCAAAACTTGATACTAGGAGTGCTCTATTTGCGTCAGGATTTCTTCGCTATTGGAACAAAATTGTTTATGCTGAGACAGAAGCCGAGTATGAAGCTAATGtaatgcaattaaaaaaaaaatttgcttCTCATCCAAAGACATTGCAGTATGTTGAAGATACATGGTTGATCCACTCAAAGAAATTTGTGCAAGCTTATACGAAAAAGATGTTTCACTTGGGGAACCGTACCACTAATAGGTATTAAAAACGTTATTCTTTTGTCGTTGTAATAATTATATTATGTAatattttttggttttgtgaTTAATTTCTTTATATTTCATTCTAGGGTTGAAAGTGCTCATAATGTTTTGAAGAGATTTTTGAAGACATCTACAGGGAGTTTGGATACAATTTGGAAAAGGTTGCATTCCTTGTTAGAGCTTTAGGAAAATGAAATTAAAGCCAGCTTTGTTAGGTCTGAGAACATTGATCTTCATATTACTGTTCTACATCTTCTGAGTCAGTTGAGAGGTAAAGTTTCACATTTAGcaataagaaaaattaatgaggAATATGGTCGACATAAAGTAGGAACTGACCCTGCAACTTTTGGATGTTACTTGCGAACTTTACATGGTCTCCCATGCGCACATGAGATGAGGTTACTTGATGGAGAAGGAAAGAGTATTGATTTAAATGGTGTTCATATATTTTGGAGGACACTTCATATGGAAGGTTTCAGTACTTCTAATACACCCATTGGACCTTACAGTCAATATCAGGATGATGATGAAATATTAAAATCTTATTTTGAAAACATGAAGAATCAAGCCCCGGAAGCCAAAAAACAATATATATTTCAATTGGAGAAGATAATACACCCTGAATCAGTTCCATTGGAAGAGCCTGTATGTGACCGAAAACCTATGGGTCGTCCATCAAGTAGAAGTTCCACAAAAAGAGACTTGTCATACTAGGAGCATGTACAAAAAAAGGTTCCTAATCGTGCTACTCAACAACCTTCATCgagtaataaaagaaaatctcgTTCCACTAAAAATCCTACAAGGGAAGATCTTATACCTGCTGAGATTCCAGTTCATCTGGTACCGTTTATCTATGAATATAAAAATGTAGGTGCAGATTGTAATTGTGGTTATAGATTAGTGGCACATCAAATTTATGGGTCCGAAGACCAGTGGAGAAGAGTGCGTATGGATTTATATTTGTTCATAGAGAGCCTTTTGGATTTTTGGATGGTTGTATGGAATCAAAGTCAAGAAGGAGCCCTAGCAATATTACGTAGGCTTAACTATTACGAGAGTCCTTGTCAGCATGATTATTGGATGCGCATGGATTATATGGGCCTTGTAATTGCGACTGCGTACAATGTTACATTAGTTACTCTTGATCCGATACAAATTGGTACTATGACTTATTTGCCATTATATGTACCAGAAGGCTTCACAACTCCGGAAAAACTTATTTGAGTTGCATTTCTAAGATCTTGTGTCCACTTTGTTTCGGTATGTATGTGCTACTTTTTTATAACGTTTTGTTGTAATTTTTACCTTGTATAATATTATATTTACCTTGTAATAATTATTTACAGGTTTCTTTGATGAATGAGTGCCCGGTTCCAGAGTTTTGGGGACCTTGGTTTAACTTTCACGATGGTACAGTACAAGGATGAGATGCTCCATTTTATCACAAGATCGATAGATGGAAGTGTTGCGTGGCTAAATATTGTGTCTAGCGgatataattaattagttattttGAACATTTTGTTTTATTGTTAGAATGGACAATAATGTTTATTAGGTACGTAGATACTATTAATCTTATAAAGTATTATTTCTATATGTACGATTAATTTGGATTATGGGTATTGATCATAAATTGATTTGTTTCATATTTAAGGGAAACAcgattcattttatttatgtatttgtTGATATACCCATGATTGGTATTGTTATTTCGGCGAAGCTGTACTTTTGTTGAAATGGATGCCCGAAATAGGTCGTGCTCCTAACTTCCGCGTCATATAATTAATGTTATATCTATAATCTTGGTAATGTTATCAGCTTGATCATAGTAAAAATGGTGACAAGAAATGGAAGCTCGAGTTTATTCTTTGGAATATGATTGATTACGCTTTTTGAAGTACTTGTGGAGGGATATTTTgcaaaagaaaatattgtattAGTACTTCATTGTCTTCAAAAAACCCATTTAGTTAGTGGCGTTGGgatttctttttaaaataattaattaggttaatttggTAATTTTATTTTCTGTATTTAGAAAAAAAATCTGCATTTAGAAGCTacaagttttatttttttaagtagtaaaaataaattttcaatttttttaggtggtaaaaaataatcaaTAGGTCTTGCGCGTAACAGATGTACGTTAATATTAACGTACACCGAGAATTCGCACGTGCGAAATTATTAAACTGAAGAACAAAACGACGCTatagagaagagagaaaacaaCGCAGAAACAAAGGAAGGGGAACTGGAAGCCGCAAaaccagaggagagagaagcgtTAAAATTCAGGTAAGAAATAGGGGAAAAACTTCGAAATCGCGAAAAATCATTCAATTCCATGAGAAAATTCTACTGAATGTTGTCTTCTCTTTGCGATTATCAACCTATACAtctatttatttattctttGTTATCTACATTCTTCTGCAaatgaataattattttataGTTTATTTGAACACCTAGATTTGGAAATTATGAAACATGTGTTGGAGAAGCGTGGCAAGGTAGAAGGCGGGGATGATGGTGAAGAGGTTGAAGCTAAGCCAAGCAATAGAAAGAAGAAAGAGGCAGCTGCAAGTAGTAGCACACCAGGTGTTTGTGAAAATGACGCATGTTTTTGAGAATGTAATACTATAATCTTCCTAAAGATTCAATCTTCAATTGATTGATTTGGTTTCATATCATTCTCACTTGTTTGTTTGTTCGTTGTATCAGGGTATCAAGATTGATTCAGATTTTCAGATATGTGTCATCAGTGCTAGAGGAATGACAAGGGAAGAGTTTCGAGGTGCACTAAGTGCAGGACCAAGTGACATTGGGTTGCCTGTATCCGAAACTGGTTCGTGCTTCTGTTTCTGTTTGCCTTTTGCTATGCTTGTTTAATTGTATGCCTGCTTTTCTGGTGTTTTTGTCGATGTATTGAAATCGTGCTTTTATAAAAGAAGTATCAATCTGTAAAGTAGGTTTTGTTCCTAGTGTAGACAGTttctttgtttgtgtttttGCTTAGCTTGTTATTAGTTAGGCATGTCTTCTCCAGCCACAACTCATGTTTTGCATCATATTCGAGTGACTTTGGATAGAAATATTTGGAGAAATAATATCATTGTCCATGGGGTTCATAGGATTTGGCTGTGAGTGGACAGCTGCAGGCCAATTGCTATTACATCTATTATGATCCAGCAAGTTAGGGGGGGAGGTTGAGATTACCCCATAACATCGAGATTTTGTCTTTCTTGAGAACATCTCCCTTGCATTGTCAATGAACTGTTAGAAAGACTGAGAATTGAGTTGCTTGAGCCTCTTAAGATGGTATTGTTTTTGTGGAGTAGATCATACTCCGAAGATGTTGGAGTATTAGATAAAATCCAATATGCGAACCAAGGCAAGCATCATTTATAACTTCACTTACCGATTGAAAAGTTCATATTGTGTGTCCTTATAATGAGAATACAGGAGTTTGGAGATGAAATTTATTGGACATTTGGTTGTACTTTTGTAATGCATGTAAAGTGAACACTAAACACTACACAATGTACTACTATAAATTCTAAATCCATGAATTTACCATCTTCTTATACATtgtgtgtttttatttttgtaagcctattagctcaaccCGCCGAGCACCGTGCAATTGCGCGaagatgtaggttcaaatcctacataggctattGGTTTTATTTGAAAAATAAGTCGgcatttttggtaacttttaccAACTCAAAGGTGACATTAATTATATTGTTAGTCATTTCTAAGTATATTGAACCAAAACACAACTCAATAGTATGTAGGCTATATGGGACTTGAACCCACACCATGTACATAAAtgcacattgctctaccatttgagctaatagtcTTAGTATTCAAACATTTGCATACTGAGTAGACTGGTACAAaacttttcttaacttttaacaatttccataactttaacctataaaaactacaactttaacacagaaaagtacaatctgtgaaataaaaagaatgcatgactcacattagctgaagaaagggagaaatataaaagtcagacttttagcagttaaacttaagttattaaaattaaaagtttggtttgagatgacggaatactgtcttaacttttagaacaattttcataactttaacctacaacACTACAACTTTAACACGAAAACAACAACGTTTGGAATAAAACAAATTGCATGACTCACATTAGCCGAAGAAAGGTACAAATATAAATCCtgacttttagcagttaaagttaagttattaaaagtaaaagttaggatTGAGATGACGgagactgtcttaacttttagaacaatttctttaactttaacctaaggaactacaactttaacacagaaaacTACAATGTCTGCAATAAATAAATTGGATGACTCACAGTAGCTGAAGAAAGGTAGAAATATAACagtcagacttttagcagttaaagttaagttattaaaagtaaaagttaggtgtgagatgacggaagactgtcttaacttttagaacaatttctttaactttaacctacataactacaactttaacacaaaaaCTACAATGTAATAGATTGGATGACTCACAGTAGCTGAAAAAAGttagaaatataaaagtcacacttttagcagttaaagtttaagttattaaaagtaaaagttaggtttgagatgacggaagactgtcttaacttttagaacaattttcataactttaacctacaacACTACAACTTTAACACGAAAACTACAACGTTTGGAATAAAACAGATTGCATGACTCACATTATCCGAAGAaaggtagaaatataaaagtcagacttttagcagttaaagttaagttattaaaagtaaaagttaggtttgagatgacggaatactgtcttaacttttagaacaatttccttaactttaacctacataactacaactttaacacaaaaaACTACAATGTCTgcaataaatagattggatgaCTCACAGTAGCTGAAGAaaggtagaaatataaaagtcacacttttagcagttaaagttaagttattaaaagtaaaagttaggtttgagacgacggaagactgtcttaacttttagaacaatttctataactttaacctacagaaCCACAAATTTAACACATAAAATTACAAAGTGTAGAATAAAACAGATTGTATGACTCACATCAGCTGAAGAAAAGGTAAAAATGTAAACAGATTGCATGTTCAGGTATAACATGCCAAGTTCGGCAGCCCTTAAGTTAGCATATtttaagtaaaataaataaataaaagttagtcttttgcattaaaagttagctttcgtgtagtaaaagttaggtaaactgATATATAAaatttcttaacttttactacaacagagctaacttttatattgataTTCCTAACTTTTTATTTAAGTGAAACCTCAGAAGTTTATGTCAGCATTTTTAAGTAAAAAAGTTAAAGTTAGACTTTTTCTTTTAAAAGTTAGCTTTCatgtagtaaaagttaggttaacTGACATAAAaatttcttaacttttactacacTATAGCTAACTTTTATATCGGCATTCTTAACTTTATATTAATATTCCTAACTTTTTACTTAAGTGAAATCTCATAAGCTAAAGTTAGCATTttttaagtaaaaaaaaaataaaagttagTCTTTTTACATTAAAGGTTAGCTCTAAggtagtaaaagttaggtaaactgatataagatttttcttaacttttattaTAACAGAGCTAACTTTTATGTTGATTTTTCTAAACTTTTAGATTTATTCGAAAATCATACAAATTTATACGAAAATCAATCTCACTATACCCAATTTCGAAtagataaacaaataaattccCAATTTGGTGATTTTAAAGCTATTATTCACAATTTCATCATACAAACTTTGCTTTCATTCCTCGGGTGTTGAACGAACAACAGCATCTCCAATTAGTTATTGTGAAATCTTAATTAAAAAAGTGGAATCATGCGATTAAATCCTATCTTTTCTCCCAAATCTATTATACGAATTCATTGATCCGACCGTAGAACAAAATATGTGGAATAATTAAAAACATTAATCAACAATGAATGGAATCAACATTAAGAAAAatacacacaaaaaaaagaaaaataacctTGATTATGGAGTGGAATCAATGAAGATTAATCGCAGAGAAAACAGTCAGAGAAATTCGCAACAATCGAAGAAAATCGCAGAACAATCGCTAGTTAGGAGAGGGGGAGAGAGAGATAGAGAATGAATGAACAAAGAGTGGCGAGAGAAGCGAGAAACAAATAAAAGCGTTCTTTCATACTCACACGTGTGAGTCTAGCCCAAAGTCTGTTAGTTgggcttggtgtacaataatttattgtacaacctttGTAAACAAagattttgtgaaaaataatttatccaaaaaaaacatataaacaAACTGAATTTCTAATTGGAGTTGGATTGGATTTTGGTTTATAACTTTCACCGGTACCGATAACTTTGTTTCAAATACGGATCACATATTCACATCAGTTTCTGGGACTTTTGCCACCTCGGTTGTGATTTGTGAACTCAAAAACTGCGTGTCGCCCTGCAACTAAGTGCGCAAGTCCAAaatttagggtttatactttatTCATGTAAAAAAAATCGAAAGAGTGCAACATTGAAAAGTTTCCAGTAGCAAAACTTCGAAGCACCCTTCTTCTTCAATGGCTTCATCGACCGTCAATTCAGGGTCACCAAAGAGCAGCAGTGGATCGAAACACACAGTTGCAGAACAAGATAAGAGTAAAGAAGTAGAATTGAAAGTGGCGGAGGAATTGAATCAAAATCGTAATCATATTTTGAAAGTGGAGGCCAAGGCGGAAGTCCTGGAGGAGTACCGAAAGGCGAAGACGTCGGTGTGGTGGGACATTGAGAATTGTCCGGTGCCGAAAAGTTGTGATCCTAATTTGATTGCGCAAAATATCGCCTCCGCCCTCCTTAAATTGGATTACGGCGGTTCTGTTTCGATTTCGGCTTATGGCGACACCCGCGGTATTTCCACTGCCGTTCAGCACGCCCTCTCTTCTACCGGCATCTCCCTCAACCATGTCCCTGctggtatttattttattttagtttaactTTCATTCTACCTTGAGAAACAGTCGATTTGATTACTaactttatttattaatttattgggtttaagggttttaatttaacttgatttcaattttttttttttgcttattatgaattcatgtcctTGGTAATCATCTAAATTCCGACTTTTGATAATATTTATCATCATGTGTCTTGATAAAGAATTATCTTTCGTTATCAAACTTAAATCGCCTGTGAGTTAATTCACCGCTTACCCCAAGCCCAGATTAAGGAGGAGAGTTGCCGGTTGCATGTAGGTGACAGCCTGCGTAAAACGTAGCCACATCTATGAACATTTGCTGAGATGTTGTCAAATTCTGTAGAGTAATATGCTTTTTATGTTCCCTTTACCCTTTCTTATAAAGCCCTCATGCCCCACTTTGATCAGGTGTTAAAGATGCCAGTGACAAGAAGATTCTAGTTGATATGTTGTTTTGGGCTGTTGATAACCCTGCCCCAGCTAATTATCTTTTGATTTCTGGTGATCGCGATTTTGCAAATGCCCTGCATCAGTTGCGTATGAGAAGATACAATATCCTTCTTGCCCATCCGTTTCAAGCCTCTGCCGTCCTTGTTGCTGCAGCCAAAAGCGTGTGGTTGTGGACTAGTCTCGTCGATGGTAGCCCTCCTCTTACCGGAAATGAGTCACCTCCACCCAAAAATGGTAGTATTATTAATGATAAGGTAAGTAACCTACAGAAGGCATCTCAGACAGCTGCCAACTTTTCTAGTGATCAGCGGAAGGAGAACAAAAAGGTTGGGAAGAAGAGAAAAAATGAAGGGGAGATTGATTCCCCTAATTGCAAGTTTTCTAACAAGAAGCTTAAGGGACAATTTCAGACCAATGCTGGAGGAAATTTCAAGAGTAATGCGGGGGGTTGTGGGAATAACCAGAGGCAGAACATGCAGACCCAGGGAGGTGGTTCTAAGAAAATTCGTAGTTGTAGGAAGTGTACTTTGTACCATCATGGAAGAGACTGCAAAGGAAATCCAATTCAGTGTTTTCACTGCAAGATTTTCGGACATAAATCCTATGAATGTCATAGCAATCCTATGAACCATCAGAACCAGCACTCTCCAGCAAACAAGAGCAAGCTCAGCGACAATCAACTCAGCAATATTCCCACTTCTAGTGGAAACAACTTTGGAGAAAACTCAAACTTTGGTGAAAATAATGGCCCAGGTGGTGGTCAAAACTTCGATGGTAATCATGCACCTGTTGGACAAGGAGGCGACCTTGAAAAAACACCAGTGATGATAGCTACGAGCAATGCTACTCAAGAAGAAGCAAAGGACGACCACAGTGAAGATGGTGGTCCTACTATGGCGATGAACAAAGCTCAGGCCAGTAGTCATGCACTGGTTGGACAAGGAGATGGCCTTGCAGATACACCAGTGAAGATAGCTGCCAACAGTTGGACTCAAGGAGatgaaaacaacaacaacaacaacaacaacaacaacaacatacaCGTTGAACCATACAAGAAAACAACGCGTAATTGTAGGAAGTGTAATAAGAACCACCCAGGTAGAGATTGCCAAGGGAATTATTTGCAGTGTTACAACTGCAAAAAATTTGGACATAAGGCCTCAATATGTTATGGCAGGCGTAACCATCAGAACCAGCACTTTCCAGCAACTAATAGCAAGTTTGGAGGAAACTCAGAATTCAGTGCTTTCAATGGCCAAGGTGGTGGTCAAAACTTCAATGGTAATCCAGCACCGGTTGAACAACAAGGTGGTAACCTTGAAAAATTACCAGTGTCGATAGCGACCAACAGTGTGACTCGAGGAGAAgcaaacaacaacaaccaagTAGGTGGTCATACCATGTTGACGAACCAAGCTCAGTCCAGTACAAATGGAACATATTTGAGCAACGGTTTATTGCAACATGCGCAGTTTCTGTTTCAAATATTGCGAGGGAATAAACACCCTTAGTAATTATTGAAACAGACTTATAACGTGACTTATTGTAAATTTTATTGACTCTTTCATAGTAGACTTCAAGTGGCAGTCTGAATAAAAACTTTGGCGCTCCGAATGAAAAGAATTCTGAGCTTCAGCTAACTCCTCTCCCTAATTTATCTTTGACAATCACCTTCAgaccttttttaaaaaaattcaaaaatactcTCGTCTTCAAGTGTTTCGCTCTTCACAGCATCATTTTAGCCAAGTCTCTGGCCAGCATCAAGTCATCTTCAATGTGGTTCTATCTCGCCAGTTAAGCTCTGTAGCAGCAACCTCTTTACCACCGGTTCGTTCTTTTTCTCTAATCTATGCAAGTTCTGGTATTTCTCTGTTTCAACTTTcaactttcaactttcaagtcaTAGTTTCTTCTTGAAACTTGGTTTCTTCGCGGtgaaatttcaaattttgttTGGATATTCGAATTTAGTGATTGTAATATTTCTAACATGAATTTCACTTATTATGAATCTTGTTTGGTGGTTGATATGCATTTAAATTTGATTTAGTGGATGTTATAATTTGAATTCCATCCATGTCTTTTACTTCTTTTGGTCAATGTACTTTCTTCCTCTAGCAGGTCTCTGATTCATTTTCCCTATACCTcgttttctttgtttttcatATCTCTAATTGCATAGTGTTGTATTTTTGGTAGGATTCCTCTCAATTGAACTGTGAATTTGGTCGGGATTCTGTTAAATCCTATAACTGTATAACATTCAAATGGGCTGATTGGTGTGATTGATTattttgtgtgtgttgttgatggGATTATATAGTTTCTGATTGTGTATATGTTTGAAGATGTTAGAGACAATTCCCTAATTCTGATGTTCCTTGAAAAACTCACCAAACTTTTCACGTGAGAGTAGTTTGGAACTATGAAGGTGTGGAGCAGAGTTACCTAATATACCGGTTTCCCCTGCGAATTGTGTATGGAACCCGCGTATTTGTACTGCGAAACACTATAGCTAATTTAACATAATTAGCTAGCGAATTGCGTTCGCCTACCCTTTCCGCTATTGTGCACCGCATATTAGGTAACACTGGTTTTGCATACCATGGAAGATAGACAAGAGGAAAGGTGGTGTTTAGCCTCCTCATAGGGGAGTGAAACAGTGTTTCTTTTTTAAAGTGATCATGAAAATGCAACTTTATTGTGAAATGTAACATCGTATAAAGGATGTATACAGTTATTATTACTTCTCAGAATAAGGCAGTGTGTTTTCAATATCTAGTTGAACTTGGTTAACTCATGGTAAACAATAGATATGAATTGTTAATAGTTTAACATATTTTGTATTAACTTTTCTACGTGTCACACCTTCATCCCTtctgttttaattttttctagtctttcttagatactacctccgtatttttttaggagtcacaAATACAATTACTACTTCGGGCCGTATTTTGTTTAGGAGTCACAATTTCAattttggtaactttt contains:
- the LOC110788433 gene encoding PKS-NRPS hybrid synthetase cheA-like, whose amino-acid sequence is MVGGTWRLLINDGNHNHDFPAYNVGRSIISRLTMDEKNKTKEMTRAHVTPSQILVSIKNENKENLTRVKQIYNFRHKIRNEEMNGRSVMQQTLKYLNDESYFYWYRATPEIVGCVPTGKNFVVGFAFLQDEKRESFKWALQCVRALFDPDHMPEVIVTDKEYALIHAIDDVFPKSHHMLCIRHIAKNVEARAKLDTRSALFASGFLRYWNKIVYAETEAEYEANVMQLKKKFASHPKTLQYVEDTWLIHSKKFVQAYTKKMFHLGNRTTNRVESAHNVLKRFLKTSTGSLDTIWKSFVRSENIDLHITVLHLLSQLRGKVSHLAIRKINEEYGRHKVGTDPATFGCYLRTLHGLPCAHEMRLLDGEGKSIDLNGVHIFWRTLHMEGFSTSNTPIGPYSQYQDDDEILKSYFENMKNQAPEAKKQYIFQLEKIIHPESVPLEEPVPNRATQQPSSSNKRKSRSTKNPTREDLIPAEIPVHLVPFIYEYKNVGADCNCGYRLVAHQIYGSEDQWRRLDHSKNGDKKWKLEFILWNMIDYAF
- the LOC110788450 gene encoding uncharacterized protein, which translates into the protein MASSTVNSGSPKSSSGSKHTVAEQDKSKEVELKVAEELNQNRNHILKVEAKAEVLEEYRKAKTSVWWDIENCPVPKSCDPNLIAQNIASALLKLDYGGSVSISAYGDTRGISTAVQHALSSTGISLNHVPAGVKDASDKKILVDMLFWAVDNPAPANYLLISGDRDFANALHQLRMRRYNILLAHPFQASAVLVAAAKSVWLWTSLVDGSPPLTGNESPPPKNGSIINDKVSNLQKASQTAANFSSDQRKENKKVGKKRKNEGEIDSPNCKFSNKKLKGQFQTNAGGNFKSNAGGCGNNQRQNMQTQGGGSKKIRSCRKCTLYHHGRDCKGNPIQCFHCKIFGHKSYECHSNPMNHQNQHSPANKSKLSDNQLSNIPTSSGNNFGENSNFGENNGPGGGQNFDGNHAPVGQGGDLEKTPVMIATSNATQEEAKDDHSEDGGPTMAMNKAQASSHALVGQGDGLADTPVKIAANSWTQGDENNNNNNNNNNNIHVEPYKKTTRNCRKCNKNHPGRDCQGNYLQCYNCKKFGHKASICYGRRNHQNQHFPATNSKFGGNSEFSAFNGQGGGQNFNGNPAPVEQQGGNLEKLPVSIATNSVTRGEANNNNQVGGHTMLTNQAQSSTNGTYLSNGLLQHAQFLFQILRGNKHP